From a single Agrobacterium tumefaciens genomic region:
- a CDS encoding MbcA/ParS/Xre antitoxin family protein, producing MNIHAKTAMDPAAQGRVVTKAVIAAAERLGLNAARTADILGVSAPTVSRMKRLDFLLEPGAKSFELAVLLVRVFRSLDAIAGGDETVAKNWLRNHNTALNAVPAEKLTTITGLIDVLSYLDARRAPV from the coding sequence ATGAATATTCACGCCAAGACTGCCATGGATCCTGCAGCGCAGGGCAGGGTCGTCACCAAGGCCGTTATCGCCGCTGCCGAGCGGCTGGGCCTGAATGCCGCCCGCACGGCGGATATTCTCGGCGTTTCCGCCCCCACCGTGTCGCGCATGAAGAGGCTGGATTTCCTGCTGGAGCCGGGCGCCAAGTCCTTCGAACTGGCGGTGCTGCTGGTCCGGGTTTTCCGCTCGCTGGACGCGATTGCCGGCGGTGACGAGACCGTTGCGAAAAACTGGCTGCGTAATCACAATACGGCGCTGAACGCCGTACCTGCCGAAAAGCTGACCACCATTACCGGATTGATCGATGTCCTCTCCTATCTGGACGCCCGACGCGCTCCTGTCTGA
- a CDS encoding L,D-transpeptidase: protein MTALFMKHCRRAASLAGLAALPLLSGCLFVTDTTRMDPDVFVRETAPVFNFNSVSSNRQPELPPQPGQLSTRPPDLFRTRFHQEYGPPVRGQGLSAPQVQGQAAPLAPDRMVTYGLPVSNPLHRVMYGPIRDEDRSLPAIPYGRIDPRYLRQEVSYQTAEAPGTIIVDTKQHFLYLVQPGGKAIRYGVGLGRDGYAWSGRGKIQWKAKWPRWTPPDEMVKRQPELTSISAANGGMTPGLNNPLGARALYIFKDGKDTLYRVHGTPDWQSVGKATSSGCVRMLNQDVIDLYERVPKGAQIVVI from the coding sequence ATGACAGCACTCTTTATGAAACACTGCCGCCGGGCGGCCTCTCTTGCGGGTCTTGCGGCTCTGCCGCTGCTGAGCGGCTGCCTTTTTGTGACGGATACGACCCGGATGGATCCGGATGTCTTCGTGCGGGAAACGGCGCCGGTCTTCAACTTCAATTCCGTCAGCTCAAACCGTCAGCCGGAATTGCCGCCGCAGCCGGGCCAGCTTTCGACGCGCCCGCCGGATCTGTTCAGAACCCGCTTCCATCAGGAATACGGCCCGCCGGTGCGTGGGCAGGGCCTGAGCGCGCCGCAGGTGCAGGGGCAGGCCGCACCGCTCGCGCCTGATCGCATGGTGACCTATGGCCTGCCGGTTTCCAATCCGCTGCATCGGGTCATGTATGGCCCGATCCGCGACGAGGACCGTTCACTGCCCGCCATTCCTTATGGGCGCATCGACCCGCGTTATCTGCGGCAGGAAGTCAGCTATCAGACGGCGGAAGCGCCCGGCACCATCATCGTCGATACCAAACAGCATTTCCTCTATCTGGTGCAGCCGGGCGGCAAGGCGATCCGTTACGGCGTCGGTCTCGGGCGCGATGGTTACGCATGGTCGGGCCGCGGCAAGATTCAGTGGAAGGCGAAATGGCCGCGCTGGACGCCGCCGGACGAAATGGTCAAGCGCCAGCCGGAGCTCACCTCCATCTCGGCGGCCAATGGCGGCATGACGCCGGGTCTCAACAATCCGCTCGGTGCGCGTGCGCTTTATATTTTCAAGGACGGCAAGGACACGCTTTACCGCGTGCACGGCACACCGGACTGGCAGTCCGTCGGCAAGGCGACGTCCTCCGGCTGCGTGCGCATGCTCAACCAGGATGTCATCGACCTTTACGAGCGTGTGCCCAAAGGGGCGCAGATTGTGGTTATCTGA
- a CDS encoding RES family NAD+ phosphorylase: protein MSSPIWTPDALLSEKRAASGKYWRLVEAQHQVSTMKLVDTVEEQSLLEDILETSKRPFPPECAGLDYLLATPFRYGAAYPYGSRFRRAGFTEGVYYAAARVETALAEMAFYRLLFYAESPGTPLPANPAEYSAFAARVATDAALDLTKPELSRNEALWTDLTNYEPCQALAEQAREAKVEAILYRSVRDPAGGLNIAILSPKAFAAKTPVERMSWRIHLSKTGVQALCEFPMRRTGFSVSDFVNDPRLAGFLG, encoded by the coding sequence ATGTCCTCTCCTATCTGGACGCCCGACGCGCTCCTGTCTGAAAAACGCGCCGCATCGGGAAAATACTGGCGGCTGGTGGAAGCGCAGCATCAGGTTTCCACCATGAAGCTGGTGGATACGGTGGAGGAGCAATCGCTGCTGGAAGATATTCTCGAGACGAGCAAGCGGCCGTTTCCGCCCGAATGCGCCGGTCTCGATTATCTTCTCGCCACGCCTTTCCGTTATGGCGCCGCCTATCCCTATGGTTCGCGTTTTCGCAGGGCAGGTTTCACCGAAGGCGTTTATTACGCCGCCGCCAGGGTGGAGACGGCGCTTGCTGAAATGGCCTTTTACCGGCTGCTGTTTTATGCCGAATCGCCGGGCACGCCGCTGCCCGCCAATCCTGCCGAATATTCCGCCTTCGCCGCCCGTGTCGCCACCGATGCCGCACTTGACCTGACGAAACCGGAGCTGAGCCGTAACGAAGCGCTGTGGACCGATCTTACGAATTACGAGCCGTGTCAGGCCTTGGCGGAGCAGGCGCGTGAAGCAAAGGTTGAGGCGATACTCTACCGCTCGGTGCGTGATCCCGCAGGTGGCCTCAACATCGCAATTTTGTCGCCAAAGGCCTTTGCGGCCAAAACGCCGGTAGAGCGGATGAGCTGGCGCATTCACCTGTCTAAAACCGGAGTGCAGGCCCTGTGCGAATTCCCGATGCGCCGGACGGGCTTTTCTGTTTCGGATTTTGTCAATGACCCGCGTCTGGCCGGCTTCCTGGGGTGA
- a CDS encoding organic hydroperoxide resistance protein — protein MPILYTTKASATGGRAGNAKSEDGVLDVTLTVPKELGGDGARGTNPEQLFAAGYSACFLGALKAVAGKQKVKIPEDTTVTATVGIGPREDGTGFGIEVSLKVNIPGLEREKAEELVAAAHIVCPYSHAMRTSTEVPVSVA, from the coding sequence ATGCCTATTCTCTACACGACCAAAGCATCCGCCACCGGTGGCCGTGCAGGTAACGCCAAGTCGGAAGACGGCGTTCTCGACGTAACGCTGACCGTTCCGAAGGAACTGGGCGGTGACGGTGCCCGCGGCACCAACCCGGAGCAGCTTTTCGCCGCCGGTTATTCGGCCTGCTTCCTCGGCGCGCTGAAGGCGGTTGCCGGCAAGCAGAAGGTAAAGATCCCGGAAGACACCACTGTGACGGCAACTGTCGGCATCGGCCCGCGCGAAGACGGCACCGGCTTCGGCATTGAAGTGTCGCTGAAGGTCAACATTCCCGGCCTGGAGCGCGAAAAGGCAGAAGAACTGGTCGCCGCCGCCCATATTGTTTGCCCTTATAGCCACGCCATGCGCACTTCCACGGAAGTGCCGGTTTCTGTGGCCTGA
- a CDS encoding L,D-transpeptidase encodes MTSTDTDLSRRTFLSLLGISSASLLAGCASSGTGDAIRQQASAIGSDFRQMFSPGVSDAELAVMYGSVEDGGYVIPAVPYQKIDRRYYRQRVVDPTGERPGTVVVDTRSRFLYVVEQGGSAMRYGVGIGRDGFAWSGEGVIQWRQKWPKWTPPDEMVARQPELVKYSSKNGGMPPGLKNPLGARALYIFQNGKDTLYRLHGSPEWNSIGKAVSSGCVRLMNQDVIDLYDRVPQKARVVVWQ; translated from the coding sequence ATGACAAGCACCGACACAGATCTTTCCAGACGCACCTTTCTTTCCCTTCTCGGCATCTCCTCCGCTTCGCTTCTGGCGGGCTGCGCCTCATCCGGCACGGGAGACGCCATCCGCCAGCAGGCGAGCGCCATCGGCAGCGATTTCCGCCAGATGTTCTCGCCCGGCGTCAGCGATGCGGAACTGGCCGTCATGTACGGCTCGGTTGAAGATGGCGGTTACGTCATTCCCGCTGTCCCCTATCAGAAAATCGACCGGCGTTATTATCGCCAGCGGGTCGTCGACCCGACCGGCGAGCGCCCCGGCACCGTCGTCGTGGATACGCGCTCGCGCTTCCTCTACGTTGTGGAGCAGGGCGGCAGCGCCATGCGTTACGGCGTCGGCATCGGCCGCGACGGTTTCGCCTGGTCGGGTGAAGGCGTCATCCAGTGGCGTCAGAAATGGCCGAAATGGACCCCGCCGGACGAAATGGTCGCCCGCCAGCCGGAACTGGTCAAATATTCGTCCAAGAATGGCGGCATGCCGCCGGGCCTGAAGAACCCGCTCGGCGCCCGCGCGCTCTATATCTTCCAGAACGGCAAGGACACGCTTTACCGCCTGCACGGTTCGCCGGAATGGAACTCCATCGGCAAGGCCGTCTCTTCCGGCTGCGTGCGCCTGATGAACCAGGACGTCATCGACCTCTATGACCGCGTGCCGCAGAAGGCGCGTGTGGTGGTTTGGCAGTAG
- a CDS encoding VOC family protein, which produces MSDTHGKFIWVELMTPDMEAAARFYGHVVGWQTKDFGSPEMPYLVLEANGKGMGGVMELTEELKGQGIPPNWTAYVDVDDVDASAKLFEEKGGSVMRQPQDIPEIGRFAVVADPYGAVLCIMTPLPMESGGFPEDAQNLPGHVGWHELMTGDVDGATAFYGEVFGWTKDHDFDMGEMGPYRIFAHNGKAIGGMMKRMPQAPDCYWGYYFNVEGIDAAITRVSAGGGKVVNGPMEVPGESWIVNCQDPQGAFFSLVSQKK; this is translated from the coding sequence ATGTCCGATACACATGGAAAATTCATCTGGGTTGAACTGATGACGCCTGACATGGAAGCGGCCGCCCGCTTTTATGGCCATGTCGTTGGCTGGCAGACAAAGGATTTCGGTTCGCCGGAAATGCCCTATCTGGTGCTGGAAGCCAATGGCAAAGGTATGGGCGGTGTCATGGAACTGACCGAGGAACTTAAGGGTCAGGGCATTCCGCCGAACTGGACCGCTTATGTCGACGTTGACGATGTTGATGCCTCGGCTAAGCTTTTCGAGGAAAAGGGCGGTTCCGTCATGCGCCAGCCGCAGGATATTCCTGAAATCGGCCGGTTTGCTGTGGTGGCGGACCCCTATGGTGCGGTTCTGTGCATCATGACGCCACTGCCAATGGAAAGCGGCGGTTTTCCCGAAGACGCGCAAAACCTGCCCGGCCATGTCGGCTGGCATGAGCTGATGACGGGCGATGTGGATGGAGCGACCGCCTTTTATGGCGAGGTGTTCGGCTGGACCAAGGACCATGATTTCGACATGGGCGAAATGGGGCCGTATCGCATCTTCGCCCATAACGGCAAGGCCATCGGCGGCATGATGAAACGTATGCCGCAGGCGCCCGACTGCTACTGGGGTTATTACTTCAATGTCGAAGGCATTGATGCCGCCATCACCCGCGTCAGCGCCGGCGGCGGCAAGGTCGTCAACGGTCCGATGGAGGTTCCCGGCGAAAGCTGGATTGTCAATTGCCAGGACCCGCAGGGCGCCTTCTTCTCGCTCGTGTCGCAGAAGAAGTAA
- a CDS encoding YciI family protein produces the protein MRAIVFVKATKSSEDGVMPTTELMAAMGKFNEELVNAGIMQSGDGLHPSSKGKRVVFDGDSRTVVDGPFPHTNELVAGFWLWTVKDMDEAVAWVKRCPNPMLERSEIEIRPLFEMEDFGDVVTPEIAAHVEELRARVGKQ, from the coding sequence ATGCGTGCAATCGTTTTTGTAAAAGCCACCAAGAGCAGCGAAGATGGCGTCATGCCCACGACTGAACTCATGGCGGCAATGGGAAAATTCAACGAGGAACTGGTCAATGCCGGCATCATGCAGTCCGGCGACGGGCTGCACCCCTCCTCCAAGGGCAAGAGGGTTGTTTTTGATGGCGACAGCCGAACTGTCGTTGATGGCCCCTTCCCGCACACCAACGAGCTGGTTGCCGGTTTCTGGCTGTGGACTGTGAAGGACATGGATGAGGCGGTGGCATGGGTGAAACGCTGCCCCAACCCGATGCTGGAGCGCAGCGAAATTGAAATCCGTCCGCTGTTCGAAATGGAAGACTTTGGCGATGTCGTAACGCCGGAAATCGCAGCGCATGTGGAAGAGCTGCGCGCCCGTGTGGGCAAGCAGTAG
- a CDS encoding DUF1579 domain-containing protein gives MEMQSAKPQKEHEFLSRIVGDWVMTASSGHENYDADDPSQRFTETVRSIGGLWIVGEGTGKMPDGDEMTAVITVGFDPAKGNFVGSWIGSMMTYLWVYRGWLEEDGKTLTLEAEGPAFDGSGRIDTYRDVLVLHDDNHRSFSGSVRQPDGTFKTFMTSEFRRKG, from the coding sequence ATGGAAATGCAAAGCGCCAAGCCGCAGAAGGAACATGAATTCCTGTCGAGAATCGTTGGTGACTGGGTCATGACCGCTAGTTCCGGCCATGAGAATTATGACGCCGACGACCCGTCGCAGCGATTCACCGAGACGGTCCGCTCCATCGGAGGGCTGTGGATCGTCGGCGAGGGCACAGGCAAGATGCCCGACGGTGACGAGATGACAGCCGTGATCACGGTCGGTTTCGACCCGGCCAAGGGCAATTTCGTCGGAAGCTGGATAGGGTCAATGATGACCTATCTCTGGGTCTACAGGGGCTGGCTGGAAGAGGACGGCAAGACCCTGACACTGGAAGCCGAAGGCCCCGCCTTTGACGGTTCCGGCCGCATCGATACCTATCGTGATGTGCTGGTGCTGCATGACGACAATCACCGCAGCTTTTCTGGCAGCGTCCGCCAGCCGGATGGCACATTCAAGACCTTCATGACATCGGAATTCCGCCGCAAGGGGTAA
- a CDS encoding heavy metal translocating P-type ATPase, translating into MNISTRGNLNGESGDLTFTVGGMDCGSCAAKIETALSRLPGVADVKVSVARERLNLSLAEDKTSVAKIEDTLRKLGFKPALLPQEKAPREKIAAEPHDHDHDHSSCGGHHPAEAAPSVEQNNALTFSVGGMDCGSCAAKIETALGRLPGVADVKVSVARERLNLSLAENTTPTAKIEDTLRKLGFKPALLAQDKSARGKVEDDGHDHGSCNGDHDHSGHDHSGHDHSGHDHADHDHAGHSHEKAQPAAVTSSAEVGHAHGADEKGAWWRTAKARNTFTGTILVAVAYAAELTFPAWGGYAFIIATLVTLFPIARNAFNAARFGAVFTIEMLMTIAAIGAIFIGEAEEAAIVVLLFSIGELLEGFAAARARSGIKALGSLLPKTALVEENGTLRQMPADQVRIGQVVVARPGDRIAADGVVMEGESSVDESPMTGESIPVAKEKGARVFAGSINHDGSLRIRVDRAPEDNTIARIITLVEEAQDARAPTERFIQNFSRYYMPLIVAISVLTIIVPPLAGLGDWDTWIYRGLALLLIGCPCALVISVPAAIASSLSAAARHGMLVKGGAVIEMLARTETVAFDKTGTLTLGEPVVTDVVALDGNEAGLIAEAATIEHESSHPLARAIVNHAEKAGVKPLPGSNIKAISGRGMQGNVGGKDLFIGAPRFATEVGTLSKELADRITALESEGKTVAVVMAGGAASGLFAMRDEPRKDAAEGIKTLKEMGISSLMLSGDNARTARAIGNKLGLEARGELLPQNKVEEIRKLAAKKTVVMVGDGINDAPALAAASVGVAIGSGTDVAMEAADAALMRNNVGDAARLIGLSRATMSNIRQNVAISLGLKAVFLVTTVTGLSGLWLAVFADTGATVLVTANAMRLLGYFKKSA; encoded by the coding sequence ATGAATATTTCGACACGCGGCAATCTGAACGGGGAATCAGGAGACCTGACCTTCACGGTCGGCGGCATGGATTGCGGCAGCTGTGCGGCGAAGATCGAAACCGCGCTTTCCCGCCTGCCCGGCGTTGCCGACGTCAAGGTGTCCGTTGCACGCGAAAGGTTGAACCTGTCGCTGGCGGAAGACAAAACATCGGTCGCAAAAATCGAGGATACGCTGCGCAAGCTCGGTTTTAAGCCCGCTTTGCTGCCGCAGGAGAAGGCTCCGCGCGAAAAGATCGCAGCGGAACCTCACGACCATGACCACGACCATTCATCGTGCGGAGGTCACCACCCTGCGGAAGCCGCCCCCAGCGTTGAGCAGAACAACGCCCTGACATTTTCGGTGGGTGGCATGGATTGCGGCAGCTGCGCCGCGAAGATCGAAACCGCACTTGGCCGCCTGCCCGGTGTTGCCGACGTCAAGGTATCGGTTGCGCGGGAAAGGTTGAACCTTTCGCTTGCCGAGAACACAACCCCGACCGCAAAAATCGAGGATACGCTGCGCAAGCTCGGTTTCAAACCCGCCTTGCTGGCGCAAGACAAATCGGCGCGAGGCAAGGTGGAAGATGACGGGCACGACCACGGGTCCTGCAACGGTGATCATGATCATTCAGGCCACGATCACTCGGGCCATGACCATTCCGGGCACGATCATGCGGACCATGACCACGCCGGGCATTCGCATGAAAAGGCGCAGCCCGCGGCAGTGACCTCAAGCGCAGAGGTCGGACACGCCCATGGCGCTGATGAAAAGGGTGCATGGTGGCGTACGGCCAAGGCCCGAAACACCTTCACCGGCACCATTCTGGTCGCGGTCGCCTATGCGGCGGAACTCACCTTTCCGGCCTGGGGTGGTTACGCCTTCATCATCGCCACGCTGGTGACGCTGTTCCCGATTGCGCGCAATGCCTTCAACGCCGCCCGTTTCGGCGCGGTCTTCACCATCGAGATGCTGATGACCATTGCCGCCATCGGCGCGATCTTCATCGGCGAGGCGGAAGAAGCGGCGATCGTCGTGCTGCTCTTTTCGATCGGCGAGCTGCTGGAAGGCTTTGCCGCCGCTCGCGCCCGTTCCGGCATCAAGGCCCTTGGCTCCCTGCTGCCGAAAACAGCGCTGGTCGAGGAAAACGGTACGCTCCGTCAGATGCCTGCCGATCAGGTCCGCATCGGCCAGGTGGTCGTGGCCCGTCCCGGTGACCGCATCGCCGCCGATGGCGTGGTGATGGAGGGCGAATCGAGTGTCGACGAATCGCCGATGACCGGCGAGAGCATCCCGGTCGCCAAGGAAAAAGGCGCCCGCGTTTTTGCAGGTTCGATCAACCATGACGGCTCGCTGCGCATCCGCGTTGACCGCGCGCCGGAAGACAACACCATTGCCCGCATCATCACGCTTGTCGAGGAAGCGCAGGACGCGCGCGCGCCTACCGAGCGCTTCATCCAGAATTTCTCGCGTTATTACATGCCGCTGATCGTGGCGATCTCCGTGCTCACCATCATCGTGCCGCCGCTTGCCGGTCTCGGTGACTGGGATACCTGGATTTACCGCGGTCTCGCCTTGCTGCTGATCGGTTGCCCCTGTGCGCTGGTCATCTCCGTTCCCGCCGCCATCGCCTCCAGCCTTTCGGCTGCGGCACGCCATGGCATGCTGGTGAAGGGCGGCGCCGTCATCGAAATGCTGGCGCGCACCGAAACCGTCGCCTTCGACAAAACGGGCACGCTGACGCTCGGCGAACCTGTGGTGACCGACGTGGTGGCGCTTGACGGCAACGAGGCCGGACTGATTGCCGAAGCCGCAACCATCGAGCATGAATCGAGCCATCCGCTTGCCAGAGCCATCGTCAACCATGCTGAAAAGGCCGGCGTGAAGCCCCTGCCCGGCTCCAACATCAAGGCGATTTCCGGTCGCGGCATGCAGGGCAATGTCGGTGGAAAAGACCTGTTCATCGGCGCGCCGCGCTTTGCAACCGAAGTCGGCACCCTCTCGAAGGAACTGGCCGACCGCATCACCGCGCTTGAGAGCGAAGGCAAGACGGTGGCCGTGGTCATGGCCGGCGGTGCGGCAAGCGGCCTCTTCGCCATGCGCGACGAACCGCGCAAGGATGCGGCTGAAGGCATCAAGACGCTGAAGGAGATGGGCATTTCCTCGCTGATGCTGTCGGGCGACAATGCCCGCACGGCGCGTGCCATCGGCAACAAGCTGGGTCTTGAAGCACGCGGCGAACTCCTGCCGCAGAACAAGGTCGAGGAAATCCGCAAGCTTGCCGCAAAGAAGACCGTGGTGATGGTGGGTGACGGCATCAACGATGCACCGGCGCTTGCCGCCGCCAGCGTCGGCGTGGCCATCGGCTCCGGCACTGACGTGGCGATGGAAGCGGCCGATGCGGCTCTGATGCGCAACAATGTCGGCGATGCCGCCCGCCTCATCGGCCTGTCACGCGCCACCATGAGCAACATCCGCCAAAACGTGGCGATCTCGCTCGGCCTCAAGGCGGTGTTTCTGGTCACGACCGTCACCGGTCTGTCCGGCCTGTGGCTGGCGGTGTTTGCCGACACCGGCGCGACGGTGCTGGTGACTGCCAACGCCATGCGGCTGCTTGGTTACTTCAAGAAAAGCGCCTGA
- a CDS encoding MarR family winged helix-turn-helix transcriptional regulator encodes MSNASVIPFSTTLFVRDACLCLHAQRAARALARLFDNALKPVGINNGQFSLLMSLNRPEPPPMGPVAHLLAMDRTTLTAALKPLERRGLVSIEQDPKDRRGKRLRLTADGMAVLAAAFPIWEQTHAEIEAKIGSGDPDRLRRDLIDLG; translated from the coding sequence ATGTCAAACGCCAGCGTGATTCCTTTTTCGACAACTCTTTTCGTGCGGGACGCCTGTCTTTGCCTGCACGCCCAGCGCGCTGCACGGGCCTTGGCGCGGCTGTTCGACAATGCGCTGAAGCCTGTTGGCATCAATAATGGCCAGTTTTCCCTGCTGATGTCGCTGAACCGGCCGGAGCCGCCGCCGATGGGACCGGTCGCCCATCTTCTGGCGATGGACCGGACGACGCTGACGGCGGCATTGAAGCCGCTGGAACGGCGCGGGCTGGTCAGCATCGAACAGGACCCGAAAGACAGGCGCGGCAAGCGGCTGCGGCTGACGGCGGATGGCATGGCCGTGCTTGCGGCGGCCTTTCCCATCTGGGAACAGACTCATGCGGAAATCGAAGCGAAAATCGGCAGTGGCGACCCCGACCGGCTGCGTCGCGATCTTATCGATCTCGGCTGA
- a CDS encoding MarR family winged helix-turn-helix transcriptional regulator, with amino-acid sequence MGAEGNDTKMESLLRLDQQICFALYGAAHAFTRAYKPLLDPIGLTYPQYLVMMALWEKQTSTVKALGEMLGLDSGTLSPLLKRLEHAGLITRKRGTVDERQVLVALTPKGADLKKEGVKIMAAIGGATGCELEELAQLRDRVNALKDGLSKS; translated from the coding sequence ATGGGCGCAGAGGGCAACGACACGAAGATGGAAAGCCTGTTGAGGCTGGACCAGCAGATATGCTTTGCCCTTTATGGCGCAGCGCACGCTTTCACACGCGCCTATAAACCGCTGCTCGACCCTATCGGACTGACCTATCCGCAATATCTGGTCATGATGGCGCTCTGGGAAAAGCAGACCTCCACCGTCAAGGCGCTGGGCGAAATGCTGGGGCTGGATTCCGGCACGCTGTCACCGCTGCTGAAAAGGCTCGAACATGCAGGGCTGATAACCCGCAAACGCGGCACGGTGGACGAGCGGCAGGTGCTGGTGGCCTTAACGCCAAAGGGCGCCGACCTCAAAAAGGAGGGCGTGAAGATCATGGCCGCAATCGGCGGCGCCACCGGCTGCGAGCTGGAGGAACTGGCGCAGTTGCGGGACCGGGTTAACGCGTTGAAGGATGGTCTTTCGAAGTCCTAA
- a CDS encoding DUF899 domain-containing protein encodes MSHPVVSNEEWLAARRDLLVKEKELTRARDRLNEARRALPWEEVTKDYIFDAPSGPKSLKELFGDCSQLIVYHFMLAPDWEEGCTGCSFFADHVDGAMIHLKHGDAGFVAVSRAPLEKIEAYRHRMGWKFPWVSAADSDFNYDYQASFRDEDIKGGAITYNYREIEPMGDLKDLHGVSIFAKGEDGKIYHTYSAYARGMEQALGTLMLLDLVPKGRNEDGVMDWVRRHDQYEDAPKAAACCH; translated from the coding sequence ATGTCTCATCCTGTTGTTTCGAATGAAGAGTGGCTTGCGGCCCGCCGCGATCTGCTGGTGAAGGAAAAGGAACTGACCCGCGCCCGTGACCGGCTGAACGAGGCGCGGCGCGCATTACCCTGGGAAGAGGTGACGAAGGACTATATTTTCGATGCGCCTTCCGGCCCGAAATCGCTGAAGGAACTGTTCGGCGATTGCAGCCAGCTCATCGTTTATCACTTCATGCTGGCGCCTGACTGGGAGGAGGGCTGCACCGGCTGTTCCTTTTTCGCCGACCATGTCGATGGCGCGATGATCCATCTGAAACATGGCGATGCGGGTTTCGTCGCGGTCTCCCGCGCGCCGCTTGAAAAGATCGAAGCCTATAGACACCGCATGGGCTGGAAGTTCCCGTGGGTTTCCGCAGCGGACAGCGATTTCAACTATGATTATCAGGCTTCCTTCCGTGATGAGGATATCAAGGGTGGAGCCATCACCTATAATTACCGTGAAATCGAACCGATGGGCGACCTGAAGGATCTGCACGGCGTCAGCATTTTCGCCAAAGGCGAAGATGGCAAGATTTATCACACTTACTCGGCCTATGCCCGCGGCATGGAGCAGGCGCTCGGTACGCTGATGCTGCTCGATCTGGTGCCAAAAGGCCGTAATGAAGACGGCGTAATGGATTGGGTGCGCCGGCACGATCAATATGAGGACGCACCGAAAGCTGCAGCCTGCTGCCACTGA
- a CDS encoding calcium-binding protein has product MTLYLSNSWQVGTSPYEIFYGDRYGVARNDVFQLGGSETGTLGGVRNGWEKFIGGAGVDTIYVAPKYYYSWTAVMIDHNGLDSVERIEFNGATSWPVKPVYFAGMADFSSVTYMSPGVTIYGRENSNIFVGSQLGERIEGDGGDDLLFGNAGDDTLYGDTTAVNPWPAQLNAAGNDWLFGGTGNDYLDGQGGNDNLSGDAGDDNLYGGPGNDQLSGGEGTDKLFGGTGDDKLIGGEGSDQLSGDVGNDQLHGGVGNDLLNGGIGNDIIEGGEGTNLLWGDLGEDTFYFAVKGVQDTIKDFEVGIDRLRFTTEIADDFSDFTIVDQANGYANISVEGLEIIVEGVPAASLNSSMFEFGAYA; this is encoded by the coding sequence ATGACTCTTTATCTCTCAAATAGTTGGCAGGTAGGTACAAGTCCTTACGAAATCTTTTACGGTGATCGCTATGGCGTGGCGCGAAACGACGTATTTCAGCTTGGCGGCAGCGAGACCGGCACTCTGGGTGGTGTTCGAAACGGATGGGAGAAGTTTATCGGTGGCGCGGGTGTAGACACCATTTACGTCGCTCCGAAGTATTACTACTCCTGGACTGCCGTGATGATCGACCACAATGGCTTGGACAGCGTGGAACGTATCGAGTTTAACGGCGCCACCTCCTGGCCGGTAAAACCAGTCTATTTCGCTGGAATGGCAGATTTTTCGAGCGTCACATACATGTCGCCCGGCGTGACGATCTATGGCCGCGAGAACAGTAATATATTCGTCGGTAGTCAGCTTGGGGAAAGGATCGAAGGCGACGGCGGTGACGATCTGCTCTTTGGCAACGCCGGAGACGACACGTTGTACGGTGATACGACCGCGGTAAATCCCTGGCCGGCGCAATTGAATGCCGCTGGCAATGACTGGCTGTTCGGCGGCACCGGCAATGACTATCTGGATGGTCAGGGCGGTAACGACAATCTGTCCGGTGACGCGGGCGATGACAATCTTTATGGCGGACCCGGAAACGACCAGCTTAGCGGTGGAGAGGGCACCGATAAGCTTTTCGGCGGAACCGGTGACGACAAGCTCATTGGTGGAGAAGGTTCCGACCAGTTGTCTGGCGATGTGGGAAATGACCAGTTGCACGGTGGGGTAGGAAACGATCTTCTCAACGGGGGGATAGGAAACGATATAATCGAAGGTGGAGAAGGAACAAATCTTCTTTGGGGAGACCTTGGCGAAGATACATTCTACTTTGCGGTCAAAGGTGTACAGGACACAATTAAAGATTTTGAAGTGGGAATAGATCGCCTGCGCTTCACTACCGAAATCGCGGACGATTTTTCTGATTTTACAATTGTCGATCAAGCAAATGGATATGCGAATATAAGCGTAGAAGGTTTGGAGATTATCGTTGAGGGCGTCCCCGCAGCGTCACTCAACAGTTCAATGTTCGAATTTGGCGCTTATGCATGA